In the genome of Pseudomonas sp. B33.4, the window AACGCCCACATTCGTGGCGACTCACAACATCCCGCCGTCGCTGAACAAGCCCTCAAGACCGACTGGGTCATGGACCAGATCCTCAAACGTTAAGATCAAAAGATCGCAGCCTTCGGCAGCTCCTACAGGGGATTGCGGTCTCATGTAGGAGCTGCCGAAGGCTGCGATCTTTTGATCTCCAACACCAATCTAAGGTTATGCCCATTCGGTATTTCTCAACCTTGTCATAACAACCCTAAGATCACGTCATAACTCGTTATAACAAGTGATCCCGTGATGACCGATAACGTTCTCTCTTTAAGCCCGCTCTCCTTATCAAGTGTCCCGCTGCACACCCAACTGCGCGACGTCCTCCGTGCGCGCATTCTCGACGGCGAATACCCGCAAGACAGCCAAATGCCCTCCGAAAGCGAACTCGGTGCGCTGTTCAAAGTCAGCCGCATCACCGTGCGTCAGGCACTGGGCGATCTGCAGAAGGAAGGGCTGATTTTCAAGATCCACGGCAAAGGCACCTTCGTCGCCAAGCCGAAAACCTTTCAAAACGTCAGCAGCCTGCAAGGCCTCGCCGAGTCCATGACCGGTCGTGGCTACGAGGTGATCAACCGCCTGCGCAGCTTCAAATTCATCCCCGCCGACAAGCGCGTTGCCGAACGTTTGCGAATTGCCGAAGGCGAAACCGTGGCGCAGATCAAACGCGTGCGGCTGATCAACCGTGAGCCGATCTCGCTGGAAATCACCTACCTGCCCAAAGCCGTCGGCGAGCGCCTGGAGAAGGCTGATCTGGTCACCCGCGACATCTTTCTGATTCTCGAAAACGACTGCGGCATCGCCCTCGGCCACGCCGATCTGGCCATCGACGCGGTGCTCGCCGACAGCGACCTGACCCAGGCGCTGAACGTCGAGGCCGGCTCGCCGATCATGCGCATCGAACGTCTGACCCACGATGCGCAAGGCCAGCCGCTGGACTTCGAACACCTTTACTACCGTGGCGATGCGTTCCAGTACCGCCTGCGGATCGACCGGCAAAAAGGGGAGCAGGCATGACCCGCAACGTTCTCGAACAG includes:
- a CDS encoding GntR family transcriptional regulator, with the protein product MTDNVLSLSPLSLSSVPLHTQLRDVLRARILDGEYPQDSQMPSESELGALFKVSRITVRQALGDLQKEGLIFKIHGKGTFVAKPKTFQNVSSLQGLAESMTGRGYEVINRLRSFKFIPADKRVAERLRIAEGETVAQIKRVRLINREPISLEITYLPKAVGERLEKADLVTRDIFLILENDCGIALGHADLAIDAVLADSDLTQALNVEAGSPIMRIERLTHDAQGQPLDFEHLYYRGDAFQYRLRIDRQKGEQA